In one Hoplias malabaricus isolate fHopMal1 chromosome X1, fHopMal1.hap1, whole genome shotgun sequence genomic region, the following are encoded:
- the LOC136676089 gene encoding protein FAM227A-like isoform X1: MAEVNRLCVRILVHEVDVKENPESEHRRRESLRESVQAPVTCLVGTMETLCEAISHLPLLQRPFQLTQINAESTADDDVREKVPRPTSQKNNKSTEQRDEELQKMAEFYRCPLLKEIPAPLPNNTSYNTIVTRVVQAQRHLVHKPQLKASFQSFLTSPTMENFVIDSFWWLFLQKFQPDRKTQDRLFCQIAENYIRILTQNLCTHSGTRFLRDFSSTLSQMLYCCFCCCFPQSCSIRTQDFLTAVCSTAYQWTGGISPVPEVHKLWDFKSLEPDESGGVSERERKQKESGASLTLLDSMFSSTSQHSLTAIGSETSKCVDVVNQASVICSRDYTALTSHTIISQVDKDDSGHITDRLNLKCPPDPAVYTSVRESHAVYESVELKQCVFNVWGNSPLVQHYVNTHRLKQNVGHDLLVKRTQINKLPHADSVTYHDVLRQAQQRSSSQQRALCSLWRQHSKELANLRQKLVEEQVQLLRKHKKILSQKNVVHKLCQLLVPPAKGEEENKTRSEQLLAFHMTLSATE, translated from the exons ATGGCGGAGGTGAACCGGCTATGTGTACGTATCCTGGTGCATGAGGTGGATGTGAAAGAGAACCCAGAAAGTGAACACAGGAGACGGGAGAGCCTCCGGGAGTCAGTACAAGCACCTGTCA CATGTTTAGTGGGCACCATGGAGACCCTGTGTGAGGCAATTTCCCATCTACCCCTGCTGCAGAGGCCTTTCCAGCTCACGCAA atCAATGCTGAGTCCACAGCTGATGATG ATGTAAGAGAGAAGGTACCCAGGCCAACCTCCCAGAAGAATAACAAGAGCACTGAACAG AGAGATGAGGAGTTGCAGAAGATGGCGGAGTTTTACCGGTGTCCTCTGTTAAAGGAGATTCCTGCTCCTCTGCCCAACAACACCTCTTATAACACTATTGTCACAAGAGTAGTGCAAGCACAGCGCCACCTAGTGCACAAG CCCCAACTGAAGGCCTCTTTCCAGAGCTTTCTCACATCCCCCACCATGGAGAACTTTGTCATTGATTCATTCTGGTGGCTCTTCCTCCAGAAGTTTCAG CCCGACAGGAAAACTCAGGATCGTCTGTTTTGCCAGATTGCGGAGAATTACATCAGGATTCTGACCCAGAACCTCTGCACTCACAGTGGAACCAGATTCCTGCGG gaTTTCTCCAGCACACTGAGCCAGATGCTGTACTGCTGTTTCTGCTGTTGTTTCCCCCAGTCCTGCAGCATCCGCACCCAGGacttcctcactgctgtgtgctctaCTGCCTACCAGTGGACAGGAG GGATCTCTCCTGTTCCTGAAGTGCATAAATTGTGGGACTTTAAATCTCTGGAGCCAGACGAGTCTGGTGGCGtctcggagagagagagaaagcagaagGAGAGTG gtgCCTCTCTGACTCTATTGGACAGTATGTTTTCCAGCACCAGTCAACACAGCCTCACAGCCATAGGCTCAGAGACATCA aaaTGTGTTGATGTGGTGAATCAGGCCAGTGTCATCTGCTCCAGAGACTACACTGCTCTCACAAGCCACACTATCATTAGTCAGG tGGACAAAGATGATTCAGGACACATTACTGACCGCCTAAACCTAAAATGTCCTCCTGACCCGGCCGTCTACACATCAGTAAGAGAG TCTCATGCAGTGTATGAGAGTGTGGAGctgaagcagtgtgtgtttaacgTGTGGGGGAATTCTCCTCTGGTTCAGCACtacgtgaacacacacagactgaagcAGAACGTGGGTCATGACCTTCTGGTGAAGAGAACCCAGATCAACAAACTGCCTCA CGCAGACTCAGTGACGTATCATGATGTTTTGAGGCAGGCGCAGCAGCGTTCCTCCAGCCAGCAGAGGgcactgtgttctctctggagGCAGCATTCAAAGGAGCTTGCCAATCTGCGTCAGAAGCTCGTAGAAGAACAAGTTCAGCTTCTGAG GAAACACAAGAAAATCCTCTCGCAGAAAAATGTGGTGCATAAACTCTGCCAGCTGCTGGTGCCGCCAGCCAAG gggGAAGAGGAGAACAAAACTCGCTCGGAACAGCTGCTTGCTTTTCATATGACGTTGAGTGCAACTGAATAA
- the LOC136676089 gene encoding protein FAM227A-like isoform X2 encodes MAEVNRLCVRILVHEVDVKENPESEHRRRESLRESVQAPVTCLVGTMETLCEAISHLPLLQRPFQLTQINAESTADDDVREKVPRPTSQKNNKSTEQPQLKASFQSFLTSPTMENFVIDSFWWLFLQKFQPDRKTQDRLFCQIAENYIRILTQNLCTHSGTRFLRDFSSTLSQMLYCCFCCCFPQSCSIRTQDFLTAVCSTAYQWTGGISPVPEVHKLWDFKSLEPDESGGVSERERKQKESGASLTLLDSMFSSTSQHSLTAIGSETSKCVDVVNQASVICSRDYTALTSHTIISQVDKDDSGHITDRLNLKCPPDPAVYTSVRESHAVYESVELKQCVFNVWGNSPLVQHYVNTHRLKQNVGHDLLVKRTQINKLPHADSVTYHDVLRQAQQRSSSQQRALCSLWRQHSKELANLRQKLVEEQVQLLRKHKKILSQKNVVHKLCQLLVPPAKGEEENKTRSEQLLAFHMTLSATE; translated from the exons ATGGCGGAGGTGAACCGGCTATGTGTACGTATCCTGGTGCATGAGGTGGATGTGAAAGAGAACCCAGAAAGTGAACACAGGAGACGGGAGAGCCTCCGGGAGTCAGTACAAGCACCTGTCA CATGTTTAGTGGGCACCATGGAGACCCTGTGTGAGGCAATTTCCCATCTACCCCTGCTGCAGAGGCCTTTCCAGCTCACGCAA atCAATGCTGAGTCCACAGCTGATGATG ATGTAAGAGAGAAGGTACCCAGGCCAACCTCCCAGAAGAATAACAAGAGCACTGAACAG CCCCAACTGAAGGCCTCTTTCCAGAGCTTTCTCACATCCCCCACCATGGAGAACTTTGTCATTGATTCATTCTGGTGGCTCTTCCTCCAGAAGTTTCAG CCCGACAGGAAAACTCAGGATCGTCTGTTTTGCCAGATTGCGGAGAATTACATCAGGATTCTGACCCAGAACCTCTGCACTCACAGTGGAACCAGATTCCTGCGG gaTTTCTCCAGCACACTGAGCCAGATGCTGTACTGCTGTTTCTGCTGTTGTTTCCCCCAGTCCTGCAGCATCCGCACCCAGGacttcctcactgctgtgtgctctaCTGCCTACCAGTGGACAGGAG GGATCTCTCCTGTTCCTGAAGTGCATAAATTGTGGGACTTTAAATCTCTGGAGCCAGACGAGTCTGGTGGCGtctcggagagagagagaaagcagaagGAGAGTG gtgCCTCTCTGACTCTATTGGACAGTATGTTTTCCAGCACCAGTCAACACAGCCTCACAGCCATAGGCTCAGAGACATCA aaaTGTGTTGATGTGGTGAATCAGGCCAGTGTCATCTGCTCCAGAGACTACACTGCTCTCACAAGCCACACTATCATTAGTCAGG tGGACAAAGATGATTCAGGACACATTACTGACCGCCTAAACCTAAAATGTCCTCCTGACCCGGCCGTCTACACATCAGTAAGAGAG TCTCATGCAGTGTATGAGAGTGTGGAGctgaagcagtgtgtgtttaacgTGTGGGGGAATTCTCCTCTGGTTCAGCACtacgtgaacacacacagactgaagcAGAACGTGGGTCATGACCTTCTGGTGAAGAGAACCCAGATCAACAAACTGCCTCA CGCAGACTCAGTGACGTATCATGATGTTTTGAGGCAGGCGCAGCAGCGTTCCTCCAGCCAGCAGAGGgcactgtgttctctctggagGCAGCATTCAAAGGAGCTTGCCAATCTGCGTCAGAAGCTCGTAGAAGAACAAGTTCAGCTTCTGAG GAAACACAAGAAAATCCTCTCGCAGAAAAATGTGGTGCATAAACTCTGCCAGCTGCTGGTGCCGCCAGCCAAG gggGAAGAGGAGAACAAAACTCGCTCGGAACAGCTGCTTGCTTTTCATATGACGTTGAGTGCAACTGAATAA